One segment of Papaver somniferum cultivar HN1 unplaced genomic scaffold, ASM357369v1 unplaced-scaffold_81, whole genome shotgun sequence DNA contains the following:
- the LOC113345571 gene encoding germin-like protein subfamily T member 2: MAAKFSIRTTSSFFVVLCLTVILFYTLSCFSADPDPLQDFCVADLNSPINVNGYPCKPESQVTSNDFFFSGLRFGASTANPLGFGVRRGNVTTFPGLNTLGVSVNRVDFAPSGTGLLHVHPRASESHFVVKGKVLVGFISTTDVFYSKVLKAGEMSIIPRGLVHFVANVGQTKAVVLALYNSQLPGISLLPNNLFGSTPTIPNYILAKNLRVDDKVIALIKSRFAVDGSLAIETWKDI; this comes from the coding sequence ATGGCTGCTAAGTTTAGTATTAGAACTACATCATCGTTCTTCGTAGTTCTGTGTTTAACTGTGATTTTGTTTTATACTTTGTCATGCTTTTCTGCAGATCCCGACCCGCTCCAAGACTTTTGTGTTGCTGACTTGAACTCCCCAATTAATGTGAATGGGTACCCTTGCAAGCCAGAGTCTCAAGTTACATCAAATGATTTCTTCTTTAGCGGCTTGAGGTTCGGAGCGAGCACAGCGAATCCCTTAGGGTTTGGAGTGAGACGTGGTAATGTTACCACCTTCCCTGGGTTAAACACCCTTGGAGTTTCTGTAAACCGAGTCGACTTCGCACCTAGTGGAACTGGTCTACTTCATGTACACCCTCGAGCAAGTGAATCTCATTTTGTCGTAAAAGGGAAAGTCCTTGTTGGGTTCATAAGTACTACTGATGTTTTTTATTCAAAGGTTCTGAAAGCTGGAGAGATGTCTATTATTCCTAGAGGGCTTGTGCATTTTGTGGCGAACGTTGGGCAGACGAAGGCTGTCGTGCTAGCTTTGTACAACAGTCAACTGCCAGGAATTTCACTACTGCCTAATAACCTCTTTGGTTCTACCCCAACAATTCCTAATTATATTTTGGCTAAGAACTTACGAGTAGATGACAAGGTCATCGCTCTCATAAAGTCTAGGTTTGCTGTCGATGGTTCTTTGGCTATTGAAACCTGGAAAGATATATAG